A genomic segment from Phormidium ambiguum IAM M-71 encodes:
- a CDS encoding ABC transporter ATP-binding protein: MAESAIIVRDLCFSWPKGESVFKSCSLDVPKGQFWMLLGTNGSGKSTLLRLLAGLLTPSSGEIQISQPIGFVFQNPDHQLVMPTVGADVAFGLVAEKLSQRQVRQRVEEALAAVNLWPLQRRPIYALSGGQKQRVAIAGAIARRCEVLLLDEPTALLDPDSQLDLVKQVQHLVKSQGITALWVTHRLDELNYCDGAFLLEKGQPIDRGDPDRLKQRLMKVEGINS; the protein is encoded by the coding sequence ATGGCTGAGTCTGCCATTATAGTGCGCGATCTCTGCTTTAGCTGGCCTAAAGGTGAATCAGTATTCAAATCCTGTTCTTTGGATGTACCGAAAGGACAGTTTTGGATGCTTTTAGGTACTAATGGTAGTGGTAAGTCAACTTTGTTAAGATTGCTGGCTGGATTATTAACTCCCTCATCAGGTGAAATTCAAATTTCCCAGCCAATTGGTTTTGTGTTTCAAAATCCCGATCATCAGTTAGTTATGCCAACTGTTGGCGCAGATGTGGCTTTTGGATTAGTGGCAGAAAAACTTTCCCAAAGGCAGGTGCGTCAGCGAGTGGAAGAAGCTTTAGCCGCTGTAAATTTATGGCCTTTGCAAAGAAGACCAATTTATGCTTTGAGTGGGGGACAAAAACAGCGGGTGGCGATCGCAGGTGCGATCGCTCGTCGTTGCGAAGTCTTACTATTAGATGAACCTACTGCCCTTTTAGATCCAGACAGTCAGTTAGATTTAGTTAAACAAGTACAACACTTGGTTAAATCCCAAGGCATTACCGCTCTTTGGGTAACGCACCGTTTAGATGAATTAAATTATTGCGACGGTGCTTTTCTGCTAGAAAAAGGTCAACCGATCGATCGCGGCGATCCCGATCGCTTAAAACAACGCCTAATGAAGGTAGAGGGAATTAATTCGTAG